The Clostridium sp. DL-VIII DNA window GTATATAATTGAAAAACCCGATTTACCATTAGACAGACAAATGTACATACTATTAAAGTTAACGATTAAAAAATATATTTTTGCAGAAGAATTTGCAGAAGTTTTATATGTATCTGCAGCTACTGTAAATAATGATATTGTTTTGGTTAATAAATGGCTAAAGAAAAATTTAAATATGAGAATAAGTTATTCCTTAAATAAAGGGGTTACACTTAAAGCAAATGAAAAGGAAAAAAGAAATATAATTAGCTGGGTTTTAGCTATAAGGGCTAATGCAAGTACTATTTCAAAGTATTGGAATTATTTGTTTGAAGATAAAGATATTATAACGAGAGCTAGATATCTGTTTCATATTATAAATTGTGAAACTAAAAAATATAATTATTATTTATCAGGACATAGTTCCCAACTTTTTTGCTATGAAATATTAATTGCAGTTAATCGCCATAAGTTAGGCTTTAATTTAGAGGATTCAAATGATATAAATGATGAGCTTATGACAATGATGATTTCTATACGAGAAAAAGTAGAAAGTGAATTAGGTGTAAATCTACCTGAATCAGAGTGGCTAAATTTGCAGCAGTATTTTAAATCTAAACAATTTCTTAATGGAACAGATATTAAAAATATTGAAACAGAAGAAGTAATTAGTATAGTAGATGAGTTTTTCAAAATTTTACATGAGAAGTTTAAGATAGACTTAAGTACTAATTTAGATAATAGATATAAGTTGATTTTATATGTTGCGCCAATGATAAATCGTTTAAAATATAGGTATTGTATATCAAATAAGATAGACGAAAAAGTTGTTAAAACCTACAAAACAGAATTTAAAATGGCCACTGAAATTATAAATATAATCAAGAAGAAACTTAGTTTGGACATAAAACTGATTGAGTTAGCCTATATAACTATACTCTTAGTATCTATGTGTGGGCTATGGAAATATAGGTTAAATGCAGTAATTGTTTGTGATTATGATGAGTCCATCTTTAGTTTTATTAAGGATAAAACTAAAGAGAACTTTGGAGAAAAAATAGTCATAAGTAGATTGTATAATTATCAAGAATTTATGTATGAGAATAAGGAAAATCTTAAAATAGTAGACTTAATAATTACGACTTCAACAATAGCAGATATTACTGATATTCCTTTTATTAGAATAAATCCTGAAATTGAGCAAAATGATATTGATATGATAGCAGAATATCTTGATAGCTATAAAAGTAAATTAGAGTAAATTAAGCCTATAGTTTAGAGTATAGATAAAGTTTATATTCTAGACTATAGGTTTAATTATTTTATCAAGTTATAAAAATGCAACTATAAAGTATTTCACTATTTAGGGTGAAATACTTTAGTTTGTGGAAAGAACATTAGATTTATTATAATAAAACTAAAGATTGATACAAAGTATATATCTTTGGAGGTATGAATATGTATAAACTTATTGCTATAGATATGGATGGAACACTTTTGAGAGCAGATAAAACAATTTCATCAAATACTAAAAAATCACTAAAAATGGCTAACAGTTTAGGTTTAAAAATAGTTTTAACATCAGGTAGGCCAATTCAAGGGATAAAAAATTATTTAAATGAATTACAACTTATAGGTAGAGATGATTATGTTATTGCTTTAAATGGAGCTTTGATATGTAATTGTAGTGATAACTCAATAATAAGCAGTAATGAAACATTAAAAGGCAAAGACTTAAAGTATATTTATAATAAGGTGAAAGAGCTTAAAACATATGTTCATGCATTTACCAGGAATGAAGATTTGGTAAATATAGAAAGCAAGTTCTCTGAAGATGAAGAGGAAAGGATAAATCTTAAAGTAAGGGTAGTAGACTTTCTGATAGATATAAAAGATGATGATGAAATTCTTAAGGTAGTTTTAGAGGAAGAAAAAGATATACTTAATAAGATTACTTCAAAAATACCTAAAGAGTTATTTGAAGAGTATAACGTGGTTAGAAGTGTAGATTTTATGTTAGAATTTATGAAAAAAGGATGTAATAAGGCTACTGGAATAGAAAAGTTAGCACAACATTTAGGAATCAACAAAGAAGAAATAATTGCTATTGGTGATGCTATAAATGATAAAGAAATGATAGAATATGCTGGACTTGGAGTAGCTATGGGAAATGCAGAGGATGAAATTAAAATGCTAGCGAATTTCATAACAAAAAATAATGAAGAAGATGGAGTAGCATATGTAATTGAGAAATTTATTACAAATGATGTTGAAAAACATTAGAATATACGTAACCCTTGGAAATCTAAGTACATCTATATAAAAATCTAAAACATTAAATGGGGAAGTATAAGATGAGAAAAATAAAGTGGGGAATAATAGGACTTGGAAATATCGCGAATAAGTTTGCTCAAACTGTTAAAGCTATGGATTCAGTAGAACTTGAAGCGGTTGCTTCAAGAAATAAAGAAAAATCTGAAGCATTTGGAAAAGTATATGATGTATCTTCTAAGAAATGTTTTGGAAGTTATGAAGAACTAGTTGAAGATGAAAGTATAGAAGCTATATATATCGCAGTACCACATGTGTTCCATAAAGAACTTTCTATATTGTGTCTAAAAAATGGCAAATCAGTATTATGTGAAAAGCCTGTTACTATGAATGGGGATGAAATCAGGGAAGTAATAAATGTTGCAGAAGAAAATAAGGTTTTTTTCATGGAAGCAATGAAAACTCGTTTCTTACCAATAAATCAAAAAGTTAAGTCTTGGATTAAGGAAGGAAGAATTGGAGAGGTTCGTTTATTGCAAGCTGATTATGGATTTGATGCACCATTTGATC harbors:
- a CDS encoding Cof-type HAD-IIB family hydrolase, whose product is MYKLIAIDMDGTLLRADKTISSNTKKSLKMANSLGLKIVLTSGRPIQGIKNYLNELQLIGRDDYVIALNGALICNCSDNSIISSNETLKGKDLKYIYNKVKELKTYVHAFTRNEDLVNIESKFSEDEEERINLKVRVVDFLIDIKDDDEILKVVLEEEKDILNKITSKIPKELFEEYNVVRSVDFMLEFMKKGCNKATGIEKLAQHLGINKEEIIAIGDAINDKEMIEYAGLGVAMGNAEDEIKMLANFITKNNEEDGVAYVIEKFITNDVEKH
- a CDS encoding Gfo/Idh/MocA family oxidoreductase; translation: MRKIKWGIIGLGNIANKFAQTVKAMDSVELEAVASRNKEKSEAFGKVYDVSSKKCFGSYEELVEDESIEAIYIAVPHVFHKELSILCLKNGKSVLCEKPVTMNGDEIREVINVAEENKVFFMEAMKTRFLPINQKVKSWIKEGRIGEVRLLQADYGFDAPFDPESRLFNKDLGGGALLDVGIYNVSYSSFIFGNHPKSIRSNLHIGKTGVDECVSINLGYEEGKQAQLYGAINLNTIREANIIGTKGRICVPKFSNADTAYIFIDGKEGKIQMPFDINGFEYQIEEVIKCMNEGKVQSESMSWKDSIEIMTIMDVARNSQ
- a CDS encoding HTH domain-containing protein, with product MNRRHRDILNLILNTDECITGNELARFCNVTIRTIRRDIKEINDLLKKYHVKIESNIKKGYFFNKVNKNILKKSNVIRKVLDYEYIIEKPDLPLDRQMYILLKLTIKKYIFAEEFAEVLYVSAATVNNDIVLVNKWLKKNLNMRISYSLNKGVTLKANEKEKRNIISWVLAIRANASTISKYWNYLFEDKDIITRARYLFHIINCETKKYNYYLSGHSSQLFCYEILIAVNRHKLGFNLEDSNDINDELMTMMISIREKVESELGVNLPESEWLNLQQYFKSKQFLNGTDIKNIETEEVISIVDEFFKILHEKFKIDLSTNLDNRYKLILYVAPMINRLKYRYCISNKIDEKVVKTYKTEFKMATEIINIIKKKLSLDIKLIELAYITILLVSMCGLWKYRLNAVIVCDYDESIFSFIKDKTKENFGEKIVISRLYNYQEFMYENKENLKIVDLIITTSTIADITDIPFIRINPEIEQNDIDMIAEYLDSYKSKLE